In Rhinopithecus roxellana isolate Shanxi Qingling chromosome 4, ASM756505v1, whole genome shotgun sequence, a single genomic region encodes these proteins:
- the MDC1 gene encoding mediator of DNA damage checkpoint protein 1 isoform X3: MYHRLDVSLPFVSRGPLTVEETPRVQGGTQPQRLLLAEDSEEEVDFLSERRVVKKSRTTSSPVAMIVPESDEEGHSPVLGGPGPPFAFNLNSDTDAEEGQQSATEEASSAARRGATIEAEQSEAEVVTEIQLEKDQPSVKERDNDTKVKRGAGNGVVLAGIILERSQPPGEDSDTDVDDDSRPPGRPAEVHLEKAQPFGFIDSDTDAEEEGIPATPVVVPMKKRKIFHGVGTGGPGAPGLSHLQESQADSDTDVEEGKAPQAVPLEKSQASMVINSDTDDEEEVSAALTLARLKESQPAVWNRDAEEDMAHHVVLLQRSQTTTGRDSDTDVEEEELPVENTETVPKGHTKIRALVRAHSEKDQPPFGDSDDSVEADKSSPGIHLERSQASITVDINTKVEEEVPPGSAIVHMKKHQVSMEGTNQTDVKADGGPAKLPVVSLEEAWPPHGDCETDAEEGTSLAASAVADVRRSQLPAEGDTGAEWTAACLKQERAYEVGAQGGSPVAQVEQDLPTSRENLTDVVDTDIPGESTQPQREGAQVPRERERKQHVGRTKDSEDNCDDSEDPDLQATQCFLENQGLEAVQSMEDEPTQAFMLTPPQELGPSHCSFQTTGTLDEPWEVLATQPFCLRESEDSETQPFDTHLEAYGPCLSPPRAIPGDQHPESPVHTEPMGIQGRGRQTVDKGMVIPKETAERVGPERGPLERETEKLLPERQTDVTGEEQLTRGIQDTEQKQLLARDTQRQESDKNGESASPERDRESLKVEIETSEEIQEKQVQKQTIPSKAFEREVERPVADRECEPAELEEKVPKVILERDAQRGEPEGGSQDQKGQASSPTPEPGVGAGDLPGPTSAPVPSGSQSGGRGSPVSPRRHQKGLLNCKMPPTEKASRIRAAEKASRGDQESPDACLPPTVPEASAPPQKPLNSQSQKHLAPQPLLPPLSPSIEPTIRKTEQDRSQEAPETPLSSELEPFHPKPKIITRKSSRMTPFPATSAAPEPHPSTSTAQPVTPKPTSQATRSRTNRSSVKTPEPVVPTVTELQPSTSTDQPVASEPTSQATRRRKNRSSVKTRETVVPTALELHPSTSTDQPVTPKPTSQTTRSRTNRSSVKTPKPVVPTVPELQPSTSTDQPVASEPTSQATRRRKNRSSVKTPETVVPTALELQPSTSTDQPVTPKPISRTTRSRTNRSSVKTPESTVLIAPELPPSTSTEQPVTSEPTYQATRGRKNRSSVKTPETVVATAPKLQPSTSTDQPITPEPTSQATRGRTNRSSVKSPETVLPTAPELQPSTSTHQPVTPKCTSQATRGRTNRSSVKTPEPVVSTAPELQPSTSTHQPITPEPTSQATRGRTDRSSVKTLETVVPTAPELQASTSTDQPVTSEPTSRTTRGRKNRSSVKTPETVVPTAPEPHPTTSTDQPVTPKPTSRATRGRTNRSSVKTPELIVPIAPELYPSTSRSQLVTPEPTSRATRGRTNRSSVKTPEPAVPTAPEPHPTTSTDQPVTPKPTSRATRGRTNRSSVKTPESVEPAASDLEPFTPTDQPVTPEAIPQGGQSKTLRSSTVSAMLIPTTPEFQSPVTTDQPISPEPIPQASCIKRQRATGNPGSLTAPIDHKPCSAPLEPKSRPSRNQRWGAVRAGESLTAIPEPTSPQLLDTPTHASQIQKVEPTGRSRFTPELQPKASQSRKRSLAIMDSPHQKQPQRGEVSQKTLIIKEEEEDTVEKPGKEEDVMTPKPGKRKRDQAEEEPNRIPNRSLRRTKLNQESTAPKVLFTGVVDARGERAVLALGGSLAGSAAEASHLVTDRIRRTVKFLCALGRGIPILSLDWLHQSGKAGCFLPPDEYVVTDPEQEKNFGFSLQDALSRARERRLLEGYEIYVTPGVQPPPPQMGEIITCCGGTYLPSMPRSYKPQRVVITCPQDFPRCSVPLRVGLPLLSPEFLLTGVLKQEAKPEAFVLSPLSST; the protein is encoded by the exons ATG TACCATCGCCTGGATGTCTCTCTGCCCTTTGTCTCCCGGGGCCCTCTGACTGTAGAAGAGACACCCAGGGTACAGGGAGGAACTCAACCCCAGAGGCTTCTGTTAGCTGAGGACTCAGAGGAGGAAGTAG attttctttctgaaaggCGTGTGGTAAAAAAATCAAGGACCACATCTTCCCCCGTGGCAATGATAGTTCCAGAGAG TGATGAAGAGGGGCATTCCCCTGTCCTGGGTGGCCCTGGGCCGCCTTTTGCCTTCAATTTGAACAGTGACACAGATGCGGAAGAAGGTCAGCAATCAGCCACAGAGGAGGCCTCCTCAGCTGCCAGAAGAGGTGCCACTATAGAGGCAGAGCAGTCTGAAGCTGAAGTTGTAACTGAAATCCAGCTTGAAAAGGATCAGCCTTCAGTGAAGGAGAGGGACAATGACACAAAAGTCAAGAGGGGTGCAGGGAATGGGGTAGTTCTAGCTGGGATAATTCTGGAGAGGAGCCAACCTCCTGGAGAGGATAGTGACACAGATGTGGATGATGACAGCAGGCCTCCTGGAAGGCCAGCTGAGGTCCATTTGGAAAAGGCTCAGCCTTTTGGCTTCATCGACAGCGACACCGATGCGGAAGAAGAGGGGATTCCAGCAACCCCAGTTGTCGTTCCTATGAAGAAGAGGAAGATCTTTCATGGAGTTGGTACAGGGGGTCCTGGAGCACCAGGCCTGTCCCATCTGCAGGAGAGCCAGGCTGATAGTGATACAGATGTGGAGGAAGGCAAGGCCCCACAGGCTGTCCCTCTGGAGAAAAGCCAAGCTTCCATGGTTATCAACAGCGATACAGATGATGAGGAAGAAGTCTCAGCAGCGCTGACTTTGGCACGTCTGAAAGAGAGCCAGCCTGCTGTATGGAACAGAGATGCAGAAGAGGACATGGCCCACCATGTGGTCCTTCTCCAGCGAAGCCAAACCACCACTGGGAGAGACAGTGACACAgatgtggaggaggaagagctcCCAGTGGAAAATACAGAAACCGTCCCCAAGGGTCACACAAAGATTAGAGCCCTTGTTAGAGCACATTCAGAAAAGGACCAGCCTCCTTTTGGGGACAGTGATGACAGTGTGGAAGCAGATAAGAGCTCACCTGGGATCCACCTGGAAAGAAGCCAAGCCTCCATCACAGTGGACATCAACACAAAAGTAGAGGAGGAAGTCCCGCCAGGGTCAGCCATTGTACATATGAAGAAGCATCAGGTGTCTATGGAGGGGACAAATCAAACAGATGTGAAAGCAGACGGGGGACCAGCAAAGCTGCCTGTGGTATCTCTAGAGGAAGCCTGGCCTCCGCATGGGGACTGTGAAACAGATGCGGAGGAGGGCACCTCCTTAGCAGCCTCAGCAGTTGCAGATGTAAGAAGGAGCCAGCTTCCAGCAGAAGGGGATACTGGGGCAGAGTGGACTGCAGCTTGTCTTAAGCAGGAGAGAGCTTATGAGGTGGGGGCCCAGGGTGGGTCACCTGTGGCACAAGTGGAGCAGGACCTCCCTACCTCAAGAGAGAACCTCACAGATGTGGTGGACACAGACATTCCAGGGGAATCCACCCAGCCACAGAGAGAGGGAGCCCAGGTCcccagagaaagggagagaaaacaaCATGTGGGTAGGACCAAGGACTCTGAAGACAACTGTGATG ATTCTGAAGATCCGGACCTACAAGCTACCCAATGCTTTCTGGAGAATCAGGGCTTGGAAG CAGTCCAGAGCATGGAGGATGAACCTACCCAGGCCTTCATGTTGACTCCACCCCAAGAACTTGGCCCTTCCCATTGCAGCTTCCAGACAACAG gTACCCTAGATGAACCATGGGAGGTCCTGGCTACACAGCCATTCTGTCTGAGAGAGTCTGAGGACTCTGAGACCCAGCCTTTTGACACCCACCTTGAGGCCTATGGACCTTGCCTGTCTCCACCTAGGGCAATACCAGGAGACCAACATCCAGAGAGCCCAGTTCACACAGAGCCAATGGGGATTCAAGGCAGAGGGAGGCAGACTGTGGATAAAGGCATGGTTATACCAAAAGAAACAGCAGAGAGGGTGGGCCCTGAGAGAGGGCCactggagagagaaactgagaaactgctaCCGGAAAGACAGACAGATGTGACAGGAGAGGAACAATTAACCAGGGGGATACAGGACACAGAACAAAAACAATTGTTAGCTAGAGACACCCAGAGACAAGAATCTGACAAAAATGGGGAAAGTGCAAGTCCTGAAAGAGATAGGGAGAGTTTGAAGGTAGAAATTGAGACATCCGAGGAAATACAAGAGAAACAAGTACAGAAGCAGACCATTCCAAGCAAAGCATTTGAGAGAGAAGTAGAGAGACCAGTAGCAGACAGAGAGTGTGAGCCCGCTGAGTTAGAAGAGAAGGTGCCCAAAGTGATCCTGGAGAGAGACGCACAGAGAGGGGAGCCAGAGGGAGGAAGCCAGGACCAGAAAGGGCAGGCCTCCAGCCCAACACCAGagcctggggtgggggcgggggaccTTCCGGGACCTACCTCAGCCCCCGTACCTTCTGGGAGCCAGTCAGGTGGAAGGGGATCCCCAGTGAGCCCCAGGAGGCATCAGAAAG gCCTCCTGAATTGTAAGATGCCACCCACTGAGAAGGCTTCTAGGATCAGAGCTGCTGAGAAAGCTTCCAGG GGCGATCAGGAATCTCCAGATGCTTGTCTGCCTCCTACAGTGCCTGAAGCCTCAGCCCCACCCCAAAAGCCCCTTAACTCTCAGAGCCAGAAACATCTTGCACCTCAGccccttcttcctcccctttcaCCTTCTATCGAGCCAACCATTCGTAAGACCGAGCAGGATAGGAGTCAGGAAGCTCCAGAGACTCCCTTGTCCTCAGAGCTGGAGCCTTTCCACCCAAAGCCTAAAATCATAACTCGGAAGTCCTCTAGGATGACACCCTTTCCAGCTACCTCTGCTGCCCCTGAGCCCCACCCTTCCACCTCCACAGCCCAGCCAGTCACCCCCAAGCCCACATCTCAGGCCACTAGGAGCAGGACAAATAGGTCCTCTGTCAAGACCCCTGAACCAGTTGTGCCCACAGTCACTGAGCTCCAGCCTTCCACCTCCACAGACCAGCCTGTCGCCTCTGAGCCCACATCTCAGGCTActaggagaagaaaaaatagatcCTCTGTCAAGACCCGTGAAACAGTTGTGCCCACAGCCCTTGAGCTCCACCCTTCCACCTCCACAGACCAACCTGTCACCCCCAAGCCCACATCTCAGACCACTAGGAGCAGGACAAATAGGTCCTCTGTCAAGACTCCTAAACCAGTTGTCCCCACAGTCCCTGAGCTCCAGCCTTCCACCTCCACAGACCAGCCTGTCGCCTCTGAGCCCACATCTCAGGCTActaggagaagaaaaaatagatcCTCTGTCAAGACCCCTGAAACAGTTGTGCCCACAGCCCTTGAGCTCCAGCCTTCCACCTCCACAGACCAACCTGTCACCCCCAAGCCCATATCTCGGACCACTAGGAGCAGGACAAATAGGTCCTCTGTCAAGACCCCTGAATCAACTGTCCTTATAGCCCCTGAGCTCCCACCTTCCACCTCCACAGAGCAGCCTGTCACCTCTGAGCCCACATATCAGGCTACTAGGGGAAGAAAAAATAGATCCTCTGTCAAGACCCCTGAAACAGTTGTGGCCACAGCCCCTAAGCTCCAGCCTTCCACCTCCACAGACCAACCTATCACTCCTGAGCCCACATCTCAGGCCACCAGGGGTAGGACAAATAGGTCCTCTGTCAAGAGCCCTGAAACAGTTCTCCCCACAGCCCCTGAGCTCCAGCCTTCCACCTCCACACACCAGCCAGTCACTCCCAAGTGCACATCTCAGGCCACCAGGGGCAGGACAAATAGGTCCTCCGTCAAGACCCCTGAACCAGTTGTCTCCACAGCCCCTGAGCTCCAGCCTTCCACCTCCACACACCAGCCTATTACCCCCGAGCCTACATCTCAGGCTACTAGGGGAAGAACAGATAGATCCTCTGTCAAGACTCTTGAAACAGTTGTGCCCACAGCCCCTGAGCTCCAGGCTTCCACCTCCACAGACCAGCCTGTCACCTCTGAGCCCACATCTCGGACCACTAGGGGAAGAAAAAATAGGTCTTCTGTCAAGACCCCTGAAACAGTTGTGCCCACAGCGCCTGAGCCCCATCCTACCACCTCCACAGACCAGCCTGTCACCCCCAAGCCCACATCTCGGGCCACTAGGGGCAGGACAAATAGGTCATCTGTCAAGACTCCTGAATTAATTGTCCCTATAGCCCCTGAGCTTTACCCTTCCACCTCCAGAAGCCAGCTTGTCACCCCTGAGCCCACATCTCGGGCCACTAGGGGCAGGACAAATAGGTCCTCTGTCAAGACCCCTGAGCCAGCTGTCCCCACAGCCCCTGAGCCCCATCCTACCACCTCCACAGACCAGCCTGTCACCCCCAAGCCCACATCTAGGGCCACTAGGGGAAGGACAAATAGGTCCTCTGTCAAGACTCCTGAATCAGTTGAACCAGCAGCCTCTGATCTTGAGCCTTTTACCCCCACAGACCAGCCTGTCACCCCTGAGGCCATACCTCAGGGTGGTCAGAGCAAAACACTGAGGTCTTCCACAGTAAGTGCTATGCTAATTCCTACTACCCCTGAATTCCAATCTCCTGTCACCACAGACCAGCCTATTTCCCCTGAGCCTATTCCTCAAGCCAGTTGCATCAAGAGGCAGAGAGCCACTGGGAATCCTGGCTCCCTCACAGCTCCCATTGACCATAAGCCTTGCTCTGCACCCCTGGAACCTAAATCCCGGCCCTCAAGGAACCAAAGATGGGGAGCAGTGAGAGCAGGTGAATCCCTTACAGCCATTCCTGAGCCTACCTCTCCCCAGCTTCTTGATACACCAACTCATGCCTCCCAGATCCAAAAGGTGGAACCAACAGGTAGATCTAGGTTCACCCCAGAGCTCCAGCCTAAGGCCTCTCAAAGCCGCAAGAGGTCTTTAGCTATCATGGATTCACCACATCAAAAACAGCCCCAAAGAGGGGAAGTCTCCCAGAAGACACTGATTatcaaggaagaggaagaagatacTGTGGAGAAGCCAGGGAAGGAAGAG GATGTCATGACTCCaaaaccaggcaagagaaagagagaccaggCAGAGGAGGAGCCCAACAGAATACCTAATCGCAGCCTCCGACGGACCAAACTTAACCAAGAATCAACAGCCCCCAAA GTGCTCTTCACAGGAGTGGTGGATGCTCGGGGAGAGCGGGCCGTGCTGGCACTTGGGGGAAGTCTGGCTGGTTCAGCGGCAGAGGCTTCCCACCTGGTCACTGATCGCATCCGCCGAACAGTCAAGTTCCTGTGTGCCCTGGGGCGGGGAATCCCCATTCTCTCCCTGGACTGGCTGCATCAG TCCGGCAAGGCCGGTTGCTTCTTACCCCCGGATGAATATGTGGTGACTGACCCTGAGCAAGAGAAGAACTTTGGCTTTAGCCTTCAAGACGCACTGAGTCGGGCTCGGGAGCGAAGGCTGCTGGAG gGCTATGAGATCTATGTGACCCCTGGAGTCCAGCCACCACCACCTCAGATGGGAGAGATCATTACCTGCTGTGGAGGCACATACCTACCCAGCATGCCTCGGTCCTATAAG CCTCAGAGAGTTGTGATCACATGCCCTCAGGACTTCCCTCGTTGCTCTGTTCCACTGCGTGTTGGGCTGCCCCTCCTCTCACCTGAGTTCCTGCTGACTGGAGTGCTGAAGCAGGAAGCCAAGCCAGAGGCCTTTGTCCTTTCCCCTTTGTCATCTACCTGA